In a single window of the Rhodamnia argentea isolate NSW1041297 chromosome 2, ASM2092103v1, whole genome shotgun sequence genome:
- the LOC115739503 gene encoding uncharacterized protein LOC115739503, which yields RLVYLCLSPCVDPETVFRSSSSSLIPFASKAFLFLCTTRSRLSLSPFHETTKPRHPDTETSVATLQTLRRIPNPPAVARIASPRMASRDQALSLLAAANNHGDLAVKLSSLRQAKDILLSIDSPLASELLPYLAELQSSPESLVRKSLVETVEELGLKMLEHSCVLMPVLLAYTRDVDCMVAKQSIISGSKIFCRVLEEMAVQLNIRGKIERWLEDIWLSMLKFRDNIVAKAMEPGIISTRLLALKFLERYVLLFTPDNNDLGKPLPEGGQVFNISRLTGRHSIMDPVLFVSEAGMILDYLLDMLASSLPGCLAIAVINCLASIGRKRPQHFSTVFSALFAFNLNCETEKGYHAASVRYSMRTAFLGFLRCTSPAILESRERLLGTLRAMNAGDAAEQVIRQVEKLARNAERASRDARFLKEDHSSSQMSTHGSLIKKRPISQDEEMLAHNLEVASKRGRYIADTNSTFPGQQTADSGHGSTSANGVTPNVSMLNGDLSPVEQMIAMIGALLAEGERGAESLEILISKIHPDLLADIVITNMKHLPKIPPPLIRLGKSEVTGQLGSASSPAQVMAPSFLPANSIPSPKSATQIPYSSASITSESFPEASIVSSVPADSKRDPRRDPRRQDPRLVVPPEAALPTVDDSGDVQSKLDESNSNKPQLSVMVGVKTASSPLIFRKKSDDEILGSSLHDTSELIPKEEVPDDFKETEPTSEVGLSSDVAFSSEQITEDDIVKAEDMQMDESETPSNVALDQCPPAVANMAAFEETGKDLPVVPSYIELNGEQEANIRKLLFKQIIESCKRPNGKECGCMGMSLIARLVAQSAADDDLVGILKNHILEDYQLQKGHELVLEVLYYLHSISGSDSAESSVYAVTYEKFLLEVAESLLLKFPASDKSLNRLLGEAPVLPSSVLKLLDDLCNSDISDYLGKSLRDADRVTQGLGAVWSLILGRSHCRQSCLDIALKCALHSQEEIRAKAIRLVANKLFQLSYVAETIENFAKSMLFSAVNQNASDVEVCQPGSNEQADEGKIGSQSTSSSSSQVPFSEAATFEGESTGGAQPLGQGISSLSLSEAQRLVSLFFALCMKKPSLLRLVFDAYGQAPRPVKQAVHRQIPILIRALGSSYSELLQIIADPPQGSENLLMLVLQILTEETVPSPDLITTIKHLYETKLKDVSILIPMLPSFSKSEVLPIFPGLVNLPPEKFQKALAHILQGSAHTGPALTPAEVLVAIHDIVPEKDAVSLKKVMDACSACFEQRTVFTQQVLAKALNQMVDRTPLPLLFMRTVIQAIDAFPALVDFVMEILSKLVNKQVWKMPKLWVGFLKCVSQTQPHSFGVLLQLPPPQLESSLNKYANLRGPLAAFASQPNIRASLPRTTLSVLGLTSESHVPQPHVSASLASGASTSVHGTTMT from the exons CGCCTTGTCTATCTCTGCCTCTCTCCGTGTGTCGATCCTGAGACGGTGTTccgttcatcgtcttcttccctcATCCCCTTTGCTTCAAAAGCTTTTCTATTTCTCTGCACTACTCGCTcccgtctctctctttctcccttcCATGAGACTACGAAGCCTCGCCACCCCGATACGGAAACCTCCGTTGCGACCCTCCAAACCCTAAGAAGAATCCCCAATCCTCCGGCCGTCGCGCGCATTGCCTCCCCCCGCATGGCTTCCAGGGACCAAGCTCTCTCCCTCCTCGCCGCCGCCAACAACCACGGCGATTTGGCCGTGAAGCTCTCTTCCCTCAGGCAGGCCAAGGACATTCTGCTCTCGATCGACTCCCCCCTCGCTTCCGAGCTCCTCCCTTATTTGGCCGAGCTCCAGTCTTCGCCGGAGAGCCTCGTCCGGAAATCCCTCGTCGA GACTGTTGAAGAACTTGGACTGAAAATGTTGGAGCATTCTTGTGTGTTAATGCCGGTATTACTGGCATATACAAGAGATGTTGACTGTATGGTTGCTAAGCAATCTATAATCAGCGGTAGCAAAATCTTTTGCAGAGTTCTAGAGGAGATGGCAGTGCAg CTAAACATCCGTGGTAAAATTGAGAGATGGCTTGAAGATATTTGGCTGTCCATGCTCAAGTTCAGAGATAACATTGTTGCCAAGGCGATGGAG CCTGGCATTATTAGTACAAGATTGTTGGCACTGAAATTTTTGGAGAGATATGTCTTACTTTTCACACCTGACAACAATGATTTGGGAAAACCTCTGCCAGAAG GTGGACAGGTGTTTAACATTTCACGGCTCACTGGGAGGCACTCTATCATGGATCCCGTTTTGTTCGTGTCAGAAGCAGGGATGATCCTCGACTACTTACTGGATATGTTGGCCAGTAGTCTTCCGGGGTGTCTGGCAATTGCGGTTATAAATTG TCTGGCATCCATAGGAAGAAAGAGGCCGCAACACTTCAGCACTGTCTTCTCAGCACTTTTTGCTTTCAATTTGAACTGTGAAACGGAGAAGGGGTATCATGCTGCCAGTGTTCGTTATTCAATGAGAACTGCCTTTTTAGGATTTCTTAGGTGTACTAGTCCCGCCATTCTAGAG TCTCGGGAGAGATTGCTCGGGACTCTACGAGCAATGAATGCAGGGGATGCGGCAGAGCAAGTAATTCGACAAGTGGAGAAGTTAGCTAGAAATGCTGAGCGTGCATCACGTGATGCCCGTTTTCTCAAG GAAGATCATTCTTCAAGCCAAATGTCCACTCATGGAAGTTTGATTAAGAAAAGGCCAATTTCTCAAGATGAAGAAATGTTAGCCCACAATCTGGAAGTGGCATCCAAGCGAGGTCGATATATTGCTGATACCAACTCAACTTTTCCAGGTCAACAAACTGCTGATTCTGGCCATGGTTCGACCTCCGCAAATGGTGTTACCCCCAATGTTTCAATGTTAAATGGTGATTTGTCACCTGTGGAACAAATGATTGCTATGATTGGTGCTTTGCTGGCCGAAGGAGAAAGAGGCGCCGAATCACTTGAAATCcttatttccaaaattcatcCTGATTTACTAGCCGATATTGTGATAACTAATATGAAACACTTGCCTAAGATTCCTCCACCTTTAATAAGGCTTGGGAAATCCGAAGTTACTGGACAGTTAGGTTCTGCAAGTAGTCCAGCACAAGTCATGGCACCTTCTTTTCTTCCTGCAAATTCTATTCCATCTCCAAAGTCCGCCACACAGATACCATATTCTTCTGCTTCTATTACCAGCGAATCATTTCCTGAAGCATCCATTGTCAGTAGCGTCCCTGCAGATTCTAAACGTGATCCAAGAAGG GATCCCCGCCGCCAGGATCCACGATTAGTAGTGCCTCCTGAAGCTGCATTACCCACTGTGGATGACTCTGGGGACGTGCAATCTAAATTGGATGAATCTAATTCGAATAAGCCACAGTTATCTGTTATGGTGGGTGTTAAAACAGCTTCGTCACCTTTAATATTTAGAAAGAAAAGTGATGATGAGATTTTGGGATCATCTTTGCATGATACCAGTGAATTGATTCCAAAAGAGGAGGTTCCGGATGATTTTAAGGAAACTGAACCTACTTCTGAAGTTGGTCTTTCTTCAGATGTTGCATTTTCTTCTGAACAAATAACTGAGGATGATATAGTGAAAGCAGAGGACATGCAGATGGATGAATCTGAGACACCATCAAATGTGGCATTAGATCAGTGTCCTCCAGCTGTTGCGAACATGGCAGCGTTTGAGGAGACAGGAAAGGACCTGCCTGTCGTTCCATCCTATATCGAGCTCAATGGGGAACAGGAAGCCAATATCAGAAAATTGTTGTTTAAGCAGATTATTGAGTCATGCAAGCGTCCAAATGGGAAAGAATGTGGCTGTATGGGGATGTCATTAATTGCTCGACTTGTTGCTCAG AGTGCCGCAGACGATGATTTAGTTGGGATACTGAAGAATCATATCCTTGAGGATTACCAATTACAAAAG gGGCATGAGCTTGTGTTGGAAGTCCTCTATTATCTACATTCTATATCTGGATCTGATTCAGCTGAAAGCTCTGTATATGCTGTCACATACGAGAAATTTCTCTTGGAAGTG GCTGAATCTTTGCTACTGAAGTTTCCAGCTTCTGACAAATCATTGAATAGACTTCTTGGTGAAGCTCCAGTTTTGCCCAGTTCTGTCTTGAAACTTCTAGATGATCTCTGCAATTCTGACATTTCTGATTACCTTGGAAAAAGTCTGCGTGATGCTGATCGTGTCACCCAGGGCCTTGGTGCTGTATGGAGTTTGATTTTGGGCCGTTCTCATTGCAGGCAATCCTGCTTGGATATAGCTTTGAAG TGTGCTCTTCATTCACAAGAGGAAATCCGAGCTAAAGCTATTCGTCTG GTGGCTAACAAACTCTTTCAGCTGAGTTATGTTGCTGAAACTATTGAGAATTTTGCAAAAAGTATGTTATTCTCAGCTGTTAATCAGAATGCTTCAGATGTTGAGGTTTGCCAACCTGGCTCGAATGAACAGGCGGATGAAGGGAAG ATTGGAAGCCAGAGTACTTCCAGCAGTAGTTCTCAAGTTCCATTTTCAGAGGCTGCAACTTTTGAAGGTGAATCTACGGGTGGTGCACAACCTCTGGGCCAGGGcatctcttctttatctttgtCTGAAGCTCAACGActcgtttctttgttttttgctttGTGTATGAAG AAACCTAGTCTACTTCGCCTTGTGTTTGATGCTTATGGTCAAGCACCAAGACCTGTCAAGCAG GCTGTGCATCGCCAAATCCCAATTCTTATACGGGCCTTGGGGTCATCTTATTCTGAATTGCTGCAAATAATAGCAGATCCGcctcaaggaagtgaaaatctTTTGATGCTG GTGCTGCAAATATTGACCGAGGAAACAGTACCTTCTCCAGATCTGATAACCACCATCAAACATTTATATGAAACTAAGCTGAAG GATGTTTCAATCCTCATCCCAATGTTACCCTCATTTTCCAAAAGcgag GTTTTACCCATCTTCCCTGGACTGGTGAACCTTCCACCAGAAAAGTTCCAAAAGGCACTTGCCCACATATTACAG GGTTCAGCTCATACTGGTCCTGCTTTGACACCGGCAGAAGTGTTGGTTGCCATACATGATATTGTTCCTGAGAAAGATGCTGTTTCGCTGAAAAAG GTAATGGACGCTTGCTCAGCTTGTTTTGAGCAACGGACAGTTTTTACCCAGCAGGTGTTAGCGAAGGCTTTGAACCAGATG GTTGATCGAACTCCATTGCCTCTTCTGTTCATGAGAACAGTTATTCAGGCAATTGATGCCTTTCCTGCGCTG GTTGACTTTGTGATGGAGATACTCTCCAAATTGGTTAATAAGCAG GTTTGGAAGATGCCTAAGCTTTGGGTGGGCTTCTTGAAATGTGTATCCCAGACTCAGCCACATTCTTTCGGTGTATTGTTGCAG TTGCCCCCGCCACAACTTGAGAGTTCTctaaataaatatgcaaactTGAGAGGGCCTCTTGCTGCTTTTGCAAGTCAACCAAATATAAGAGCTTCACTTCCCAG GACCACTCTATCGGTTCTTGGCCTCACAAGTGAAAGTCATGTTCCGCAACCACATGTCTCAGCTTCTCTGGCCTCAGGCGCAAGCACTTCAGTCCATGGAACGACGATGACGTGA